A single Vigna radiata var. radiata cultivar VC1973A chromosome 8, Vradiata_ver6, whole genome shotgun sequence DNA region contains:
- the LOC106771790 gene encoding uncharacterized protein LOC106771790 isoform X2: MELSIALILEKIENYTQRVSELLESGKTMIRALSDEFEEKVVMIHKHQVEKWQEEIRELRALDASNEEANALLHNARYLLQPIRDN, encoded by the exons ATGGAACTCAGTATCGCTCTTATTCTTGAGAAAATTGAGAATTATACTCAAAGG GTATCTGAGCTCCTAGAATCAGGGAAAACAATGATAAGGGCACTAAGCGATGAATTTGAAGAGAAAGTTGTTAT GATACACAAGCATCAAGTCGAAAAATGGCAGGAAGAAATCAGAGAACTGCGTGCACTTGATGCTTCAAATGAGGAAGCCAATGCTCTTCTGCATAATGCTCGATATCTTCTTCAGCCCATTCGTGATAATTAG
- the LOC106771790 gene encoding uncharacterized protein LOC106771790 isoform X1 has product MELSIALILEKIENYTQRVSELLESGKTMIRALSDEFEEKVVMIHKHQVEKWQEEIRELRALDASNEEANALLHNARYLLQPIRDN; this is encoded by the exons ATGGAACTCAGTATCGCTCTTATTCTTGAGAAAATTGAGAATTATACTCAAAGG GTATCTGAGCTCCTAGAATCAGGGAAAACAATGATAAGGGCACTAAGCGATGAATTTGAAGAGAAAGTTGTTAT GATACACAAGCATCAAGTCGAAAAATGGCAGGAAGAAATCAGAGAACTGCGTGCACTTGATGCTTCAAATGAGGAAGCCAATGCTCTTCTGCATAATGCTCGATATCTTCTTCAGCCCATTCGTGATAATTA G